From the Bdellovibrio reynosensis genome, one window contains:
- a CDS encoding paraquat-inducible protein A: MSERLTFAFSLTALIFYFPANMFPFMTLELYGNRQSATVWGGVVQLMDKGHWPIGLVVFLASIVIPLIKLAILFYLSLTAKNGKHTKLKTQLYLIVEVIGRWSMLDIFLLAVLVAVVKLGSWTNVEPEPGALMFALVVIFTMMASAYFKPEILWENHKEQEGG; encoded by the coding sequence ATGTCAGAGCGACTTACCTTTGCTTTCTCATTAACCGCTCTGATCTTTTATTTCCCCGCGAACATGTTTCCCTTTATGACTTTAGAACTTTACGGCAACCGCCAGTCAGCGACGGTGTGGGGTGGTGTTGTGCAGCTGATGGATAAGGGGCATTGGCCCATCGGACTTGTCGTTTTTTTGGCGAGTATAGTTATTCCTCTGATCAAGCTTGCGATCCTTTTTTATCTTTCACTCACGGCTAAGAACGGCAAACACACAAAACTGAAAACTCAATTATATCTAATCGTTGAGGTCATCGGGCGCTGGTCGATGTTGGATATCTTTTTACTGGCGGTGCTTGTCGCTGTTGTGAAATTGGGTTCTTGGACAAATGTGGAACCCGAACCTGGTGCATTGATGTTTGCTTTAGTTGTGATCTTCACAATGATGGCCTCCGCTTATTTTAAACCAGAAATCCTTTGGGAAAATCATAAGGAGCAAGAAGGTGGGTAA